One Pseudomonas brassicacearum genomic region harbors:
- the gyrA gene encoding DNA gyrase subunit A, whose amino-acid sequence MGELAKEILPVNIEDELKQSYLDYAMSVIVGRALPDARDGLKPVHRRVLFAMSELGNDFNKPYKKSARVVGDVIGKYHPHGDTAVYDTIVRMAQPFSLRYLLVDGQGNFGSVDGDNAAAMRYTEVRMTKLAHELLADLHKETVDWVPNYDGTEMIPAVMPTRIPNLLVNGSSGIAVGMATNIPPHNLGEVIDGCLALIDNPELTVDELMQYIPGPDFPTAAIINGRAGIIEAYRTGRGRIYMRARSTIEDIDKVGGRQQIVITELPYQLNKARLIEKIAELVKEKKLEGITELRDESDKDGMRVVIELRRGEVPEVILNNLYAQTQLQAVFGINIVALIDGRPRILNLKDLLEAFVRHRREVVTRRTVFELRKARERGHILEGQAVALSNIDPVIALIKASPTPSEAKEALISTPWESSAVVAMVERAGADSCRPENLDPQYGLREGKYFLSPEQAQAILELRLHRLTGLEHEKLLAEYQEILNQIGELIRILNSATRLMEVIREELEVIRAEYGDVRRTEILDARLDLTLGDMIPEEERVVTISHGGYAKTQPLAAYQAQRRGGKGKSATGVKDEDYIAHLLVANSHTTLLLFSSKGKVYWLKTYEIPEASRAARGRPLVNLLPLDSDEYITTMLPVEEYTEGHFIFMATAKGTVKKTPLESFSRQRSVGLIALELDEGDVLISAAITDGEREVMLFSDGGKVTRFKESDVRAMGRTARGVRGMRLPEGQKLISMLIPEEGSQILTASARGYGKRTAISEFPEYKRGGQGVIAMVSNDRNGRLVGAVQVLDGEEIMLISDQGTLVRTRVAEVSSLGRNTQGVTLIKLASDETLVGLERVQEPSEVEGEELEGEEGVAFDGTLGADVDDMTGDQPLDAAADEEEPQD is encoded by the coding sequence ATGGGCGAACTGGCCAAAGAAATCCTCCCGGTCAATATCGAAGACGAGCTGAAACAGTCCTACCTCGACTACGCAATGAGCGTAATCGTCGGGCGGGCGTTGCCGGATGCGCGCGATGGCTTGAAGCCCGTGCACCGGCGCGTGCTGTTCGCGATGAGCGAGCTGGGCAACGACTTCAACAAGCCGTACAAGAAGTCTGCCCGTGTCGTCGGTGACGTGATCGGTAAGTATCACCCCCACGGTGACACCGCCGTGTACGACACCATCGTGCGGATGGCCCAGCCATTCTCCCTGCGCTACCTGCTGGTAGACGGCCAGGGCAACTTCGGTTCCGTGGACGGCGACAATGCCGCGGCCATGCGATACACCGAAGTGCGCATGACCAAGCTGGCCCACGAGCTGCTGGCCGACCTGCATAAAGAAACCGTGGACTGGGTGCCGAACTACGACGGCACCGAAATGATCCCCGCGGTCATGCCGACCCGTATCCCGAACCTGCTGGTCAACGGTTCCAGCGGTATCGCCGTGGGCATGGCGACCAACATCCCGCCGCACAACCTCGGTGAAGTCATCGACGGTTGCCTGGCCCTCATCGACAATCCCGAGCTGACCGTCGATGAGCTGATGCAATACATCCCCGGTCCGGACTTTCCGACGGCCGCGATCATCAACGGTCGCGCCGGCATCATCGAAGCCTACCGCACCGGCCGTGGCCGCATTTATATGCGCGCCCGCTCGACTATCGAAGACATCGACAAGGTCGGTGGTCGCCAGCAGATCGTCATCACCGAACTCCCTTACCAGCTGAACAAAGCCCGCCTGATCGAGAAGATCGCCGAGCTGGTGAAAGAGAAGAAACTCGAAGGCATCACCGAGCTGCGCGACGAGTCCGACAAGGACGGTATGCGCGTCGTGATCGAGCTGCGCCGCGGCGAAGTGCCGGAGGTGATCCTCAACAACCTCTACGCCCAGACCCAGCTGCAAGCCGTGTTCGGTATCAACATCGTCGCGCTGATCGACGGCCGTCCGCGGATCCTGAACCTCAAGGACCTGCTGGAAGCTTTCGTGCGTCACCGCCGCGAAGTGGTCACCCGCCGCACCGTGTTCGAACTGCGCAAGGCCCGCGAGCGCGGTCACATCCTTGAAGGCCAGGCCGTTGCCCTGTCGAACATCGACCCGGTCATCGCGCTGATCAAGGCCTCGCCAACACCGTCGGAAGCCAAGGAAGCGCTGATCAGCACACCTTGGGAATCCAGTGCCGTGGTGGCAATGGTCGAGCGTGCCGGTGCCGATTCGTGCCGTCCGGAGAACCTCGATCCGCAATACGGCCTGCGCGAGGGCAAGTATTTCCTGTCCCCGGAACAGGCCCAGGCCATCCTGGAACTGCGTCTGCACCGCCTGACCGGCCTGGAGCACGAGAAACTGCTGGCCGAGTACCAGGAGATCCTCAACCAGATCGGCGAGCTGATCCGCATCCTCAACAGCGCTACGCGTCTGATGGAAGTGATCCGCGAAGAGCTGGAAGTGATCCGCGCCGAGTACGGCGACGTACGCCGCACCGAGATTCTCGATGCGCGTCTCGACCTGACCCTGGGCGACATGATCCCGGAAGAAGAGCGCGTGGTGACCATTTCCCACGGCGGCTACGCCAAGACCCAGCCGCTGGCCGCCTACCAGGCCCAGCGTCGCGGCGGCAAAGGCAAGTCGGCTACTGGCGTCAAGGATGAGGACTACATCGCTCACCTGCTGGTCGCCAACAGCCACACCACGTTGTTGCTGTTCTCCAGCAAGGGCAAGGTGTACTGGCTCAAGACCTACGAAATTCCGGAAGCGTCCCGTGCCGCTCGCGGTCGTCCGCTGGTCAACCTGCTGCCGCTGGACAGTGATGAATACATCACCACCATGCTGCCGGTAGAGGAATACACCGAAGGTCACTTTATTTTCATGGCCACCGCCAAGGGCACCGTGAAGAAGACCCCGCTGGAATCCTTCAGTCGTCAGCGCAGCGTTGGCCTGATCGCCCTGGAACTGGACGAAGGCGACGTGTTGATTTCTGCCGCCATCACCGATGGCGAGCGTGAAGTCATGCTGTTCTCCGACGGCGGCAAGGTGACTCGCTTCAAGGAATCCGACGTTCGCGCCATGGGCCGTACCGCCCGCGGTGTGCGCGGCATGCGTCTGCCGGAAGGCCAGAAGCTGATTTCCATGCTGATCCCCGAAGAAGGCAGCCAGATCCTCACCGCTTCGGCGCGTGGTTATGGCAAGCGCACGGCCATCAGCGAATTCCCTGAGTACAAGCGTGGCGGCCAGGGCGTGATCGCCATGGTCAGCAACGACCGTAACGGTCGTCTGGTCGGCGCTGTCCAGGTGCTCGATGGTGAGGAGATCATGTTGATCTCCGACCAGGGCACCCTGGTCCGTACGCGAGTCGCCGAAGTGTCGAGCCTGGGTCGTAACACCCAGGGCGTGACCCTGATCAAGCTGGCCAGTGATGAAACGCTGGTGGGACTTGAACGGGTACAGGAGCCATCGGAAGTCGAAGGCGAGGAGCTGGAAGGCGAGGAAGGCGTGGCGTTCGACGGCACCCTCGGCGCCGATGTCGATGACATGACCGGCGACCAACCGCTCGACGCTGCCGCAGACGAAGAAGAACCGCAGGACTAA
- the mtnA gene encoding S-methyl-5-thioribose-1-phosphate isomerase, giving the protein MRDRLLAAEKVKAIDWRDGALYLLDQRILPFEENWIAYTSAAGVAEAIRSMVVRGAPAIGISAAYGVVLAARARVAEGGDWQAALEADFALLASSRPTAVNLFWALDRMRDRLGRLKEHAEPLAVLEAEAIAIHESDREANLTMAQLGVDLIRKHQGNAQAILTHCNTGALATGGFGTALGVIRGAFLEGMVERVYADETRPWLQGSRLTAWELANEGIPVTLNADSAAAHIMKTKGVTWVIVGADRITANGDVANKIGTYQLAVCAMHHGVRFMVVAPSSTIDMNLASGEDIPIEERDGRELLEVGGKRVGADVDAFNPVFDVTPADLIDAIITEKGIVERPDTAKMAQLMCRKRLH; this is encoded by the coding sequence ATGCGCGATCGACTGTTGGCTGCGGAGAAGGTGAAGGCCATCGATTGGCGGGATGGCGCCCTGTACCTGCTGGATCAGCGTATTTTGCCGTTCGAGGAAAACTGGATCGCCTACACCAGCGCGGCCGGTGTGGCCGAGGCGATCCGCTCGATGGTGGTGCGCGGCGCGCCCGCTATTGGTATCAGCGCGGCCTATGGTGTGGTGCTGGCGGCGCGGGCGCGGGTAGCCGAGGGTGGTGACTGGCAGGCGGCGCTGGAAGCTGATTTTGCCTTGCTGGCCAGTTCCCGGCCGACCGCGGTAAACCTGTTCTGGGCATTGGACCGGATGCGCGACCGGCTGGGGCGCTTGAAAGAGCACGCCGAGCCGCTGGCGGTCCTTGAGGCCGAAGCCATCGCGATCCATGAGAGCGACCGCGAAGCCAACCTGACCATGGCCCAGCTCGGTGTCGACCTGATTCGCAAGCATCAGGGCAACGCCCAGGCCATCCTGACCCACTGCAACACCGGCGCCCTGGCCACCGGCGGCTTCGGCACGGCCCTGGGGGTGATCCGCGGTGCGTTCCTCGAAGGCATGGTCGAGCGTGTCTACGCCGACGAAACCCGTCCGTGGCTGCAAGGCTCGCGCCTGACTGCGTGGGAACTGGCCAACGAAGGTATTCCGGTGACCCTCAACGCCGACTCCGCCGCCGCCCACATCATGAAGACCAAGGGTGTGACCTGGGTGATCGTCGGTGCCGACCGTATTACCGCCAATGGCGACGTGGCGAACAAGATCGGCACGTATCAGCTGGCGGTCTGCGCCATGCACCACGGCGTGCGCTTCATGGTGGTGGCACCGAGTTCGACCATCGACATGAACTTGGCCAGCGGGGAAGACATCCCGATTGAAGAGCGCGACGGGCGCGAGCTGTTGGAAGTCGGCGGCAAGCGGGTCGGGGCGGATGTGGACGCCTTCAACCCGGTGTTCGACGTCACCCCGGCGGACCTGATCGACGCGATTATCACGGAGAAGGGCATTGTCGAGCGCCCGGATACCGCGAAGATGGCGCAGTTGATGTGTCGCAAGCGGTTGCATTGA
- the cmk gene encoding (d)CMP kinase, with protein sequence MNIKAPVVTIDGPSGSGKGTVAGILAKQLGWNLLDSGALYRLLAFAAANHGVDLTNEELLKALAAHLDVQFIAATDGQLQRIILEGDEVSDVIRTESVGAGASQVAALPAVREALLQRQRAFQEPPGLVADGRDMGTVVFPDAPLKIFLTASAEERARRRYLQLKGKGEDVSLSSLLDEIRARDERDTQRAVAPLKPAADAIQLDSTELSIDQVLQRIMSEIAIRDIAG encoded by the coding sequence GTGAACATCAAGGCACCGGTCGTCACCATCGATGGCCCAAGCGGCTCGGGCAAGGGCACCGTCGCCGGGATCCTGGCCAAGCAACTGGGCTGGAACCTGCTCGATTCAGGTGCCTTGTATCGTCTGCTGGCGTTCGCCGCCGCCAACCATGGTGTCGATCTGACCAACGAAGAACTGCTCAAGGCATTGGCCGCGCATCTGGACGTACAGTTCATCGCCGCGACCGATGGTCAACTGCAGCGCATCATCCTGGAAGGCGACGAAGTCAGCGATGTCATCCGCACTGAAAGTGTCGGCGCCGGCGCTTCCCAGGTCGCCGCGCTGCCGGCGGTGCGTGAAGCGTTGCTGCAGCGCCAGCGGGCCTTTCAGGAGCCGCCGGGGCTGGTGGCCGACGGTCGCGACATGGGCACGGTGGTGTTTCCCGATGCGCCGTTGAAGATTTTCCTCACCGCCAGCGCGGAGGAGAGGGCGCGTCGCCGTTATTTGCAGTTGAAGGGCAAAGGCGAGGATGTTAGTCTGTCGAGTCTGCTAGATGAGATCCGTGCACGCGACGAGCGTGATACCCAGCGCGCAGTAGCCCCGCTAAAGCCGGCGGCCGACGCGATTCAGCTGGATTCCACGGAGTTGTCCATCGATCAGGTGCTGCAACGCATCATGAGTGAGATCGCCATTCGCGATATCGCCGGGTGA
- a CDS encoding bifunctional prephenate dehydrogenase/3-phosphoshikimate 1-carboxyvinyltransferase, protein MIGRLVVVGLGLIGGSFAKGLRESGLCREVVGVDLDPQSRKLAVELGVVDRCEDDLAIACQGADVIQLAVPILAMEKLLARLAAMDLGQAILTDVGSAKGNVVRAATEAFGGMPARFVPGHPIAGSEQSGVEASNAELFRRHKVILTPLEQTDPAALAVVDRLWRELGADVEHMQVQRHDEVLAATSHLPHLLAFGLVDSLAKRNENLEIFRYAAGGFRDFTRIAGSDPVMWHDIFLANREAVLRTLDTFRSDLDALRDAVDAGDGHQLLGVFTRARVAREHFSKILARRAYVDAMNSNDLIFLAQPGGSLSGRIRVPGDKSISHRSIMLGSLAEGVTEVEGFLEGEDALATLQAFRDMGVVIEGPHHGRVTIHGVGLHGLKPAPGPIYLGNSGTSMRLLSGLLAAQDFDSTLTGDASLSKRPMNRVANPLREMGAVIETAADGRPPMTIRGGNKLKGLTYTMPMASAQVKSCLLLAGLYAEGKTTVTEPAPTRDHTERMLRGFGYPVTVNGATASVESGNKLTATHIEVPGDISSSAFFLVAASIAEGSDLVLEHVGINPTRTGVIDILRLMGADITLENQREVGGEPVADLRVRAAKLKGIEIPEALVPLAIDEFPVLFVAAACAEGRTVLTGAEELRVKESDRIQVMADGLLELGVKCQPTPDGIIIDGGQIGGGEVHGHGDHRIAMAFSVASLRANAPIRIHDCANVATSFPNFLALCAQVGIRVAQEAQS, encoded by the coding sequence ATGATCGGGCGCCTGGTGGTGGTCGGCCTGGGGTTGATCGGCGGTTCGTTTGCCAAAGGCTTGCGTGAAAGTGGCCTGTGCCGTGAAGTGGTCGGTGTCGACCTGGATCCGCAGTCGCGCAAGCTGGCGGTGGAGCTGGGGGTGGTGGATCGCTGTGAAGATGACCTGGCGATTGCTTGCCAGGGCGCGGACGTGATCCAGCTGGCGGTGCCGATCCTGGCCATGGAAAAACTTCTGGCGCGCCTGGCCGCCATGGACCTGGGGCAAGCCATTCTCACGGATGTCGGCAGCGCCAAGGGTAACGTCGTACGTGCCGCCACCGAAGCCTTCGGTGGCATGCCTGCGCGCTTCGTGCCCGGTCATCCGATTGCCGGTTCCGAGCAGAGCGGGGTGGAGGCCTCCAACGCTGAACTGTTTCGTCGTCACAAGGTGATACTGACGCCGCTGGAGCAGACCGATCCGGCTGCGCTGGCGGTGGTGGACCGTTTGTGGCGCGAGCTGGGTGCCGATGTCGAGCACATGCAGGTCCAGCGTCACGATGAAGTATTGGCCGCCACCAGTCATTTGCCGCATCTGTTGGCGTTTGGTCTGGTGGATTCATTGGCCAAACGCAATGAAAATCTTGAGATCTTCCGTTACGCTGCCGGCGGTTTCCGCGATTTCACGAGAATCGCCGGTAGCGACCCGGTCATGTGGCACGACATCTTCCTCGCTAACCGCGAAGCTGTCCTGCGCACACTCGATACATTTCGCAGTGACCTCGACGCCTTGCGCGACGCGGTCGATGCAGGGGACGGGCACCAATTGCTGGGCGTTTTCACACGCGCCAGGGTGGCCCGCGAGCATTTCAGTAAAATCCTGGCCCGTCGGGCCTATGTGGACGCTATGAACTCCAACGATCTGATTTTCCTGGCACAACCTGGTGGCTCCCTGAGTGGGCGTATTCGTGTACCGGGCGATAAATCGATTTCCCACCGCTCGATCATGCTCGGCTCCCTGGCCGAGGGCGTGACCGAAGTGGAAGGTTTCCTCGAGGGCGAAGACGCCCTGGCGACGCTGCAAGCGTTTCGCGACATGGGCGTGGTCATCGAAGGCCCGCACCACGGTCGCGTGACCATTCATGGTGTCGGCCTGCACGGCCTCAAGCCTGCCCCGGGCCCGATCTACCTGGGTAACTCCGGTACCTCGATGCGCCTGTTGTCCGGCCTGCTGGCCGCGCAAGACTTCGACAGCACCCTGACCGGCGACGCCTCGCTGTCCAAGCGGCCGATGAATCGCGTGGCCAACCCGCTGCGGGAAATGGGCGCGGTCATCGAGACCGCAGCCGATGGCCGTCCGCCGATGACCATTCGTGGCGGCAACAAGCTCAAGGGCCTGACCTACACCATGCCGATGGCCAGCGCCCAGGTGAAATCCTGCCTGCTGCTGGCCGGTCTCTATGCCGAAGGCAAGACCACCGTCACTGAGCCGGCGCCGACCCGCGACCACACCGAGCGCATGCTGCGCGGCTTCGGCTACCCGGTCACGGTCAACGGTGCAACGGCCTCCGTCGAGTCCGGCAACAAATTGACCGCGACCCACATCGAAGTACCGGGCGACATCTCGTCGTCGGCGTTCTTCCTGGTGGCTGCATCGATCGCCGAAGGCTCCGACCTGGTGCTCGAGCACGTCGGCATCAACCCGACCCGTACCGGCGTGATCGACATCCTGCGCTTGATGGGCGCTGACATCACCCTGGAAAACCAGCGTGAAGTCGGCGGCGAACCGGTAGCGGACCTGCGCGTAAGAGCGGCTAAACTCAAGGGTATCGAGATCCCCGAGGCGCTGGTCCCACTGGCCATCGACGAGTTCCCGGTGCTGTTCGTGGCGGCCGCCTGTGCGGAAGGGCGCACCGTGCTGACCGGCGCCGAAGAGCTGCGGGTCAAGGAGTCGGATCGCATCCAGGTAATGGCGGACGGTTTACTGGAACTGGGCGTCAAGTGCCAGCCCACGCCGGACGGGATCATCATCGACGGCGGCCAGATCGGCGGTGGCGAAGTCCATGGTCACGGGGATCACCGTATCGCCATGGCCTTCAGTGTTGCGTCCTTGCGCGCCAATGCGCCAATTCGCATCCATGATTGCGCCAACGTCGCCACGTCGTTCCCGAACTTCCTGGCGCTGTGCGCGCAGGTCGGTATTCGTGTAGCACAAGAGGCACAGTCGTGA
- the serC gene encoding 3-phosphoserine/phosphohydroxythreonine transaminase: MSKRAYNFCAGPAALPEAVLKRAQGELLDWHGKGLSVMEMSHRSDEFVSIATKAEQDLRDLLSIPSNYKVLFLQGGASQQFAQIPLNLLPESGKADYIDTGIWSQKAIEEASRYGHVNVAATAKPYDYFAIPGQNEWNLSKDAAYVHYAPNETIGGLEFNWIPETGDVPLVADMSSDILSRPVDISRFGMIYAGAQKNIGPSGILVSIIREDLLGRARSLCPTMLNYKVAADNGSMYNTPPTLAWYLSGLVFEWLKEQGGVEAIGKLNEVKQRTLYDFIDASGLYSNPINKTDRSWMNVPFRLADDRLDKPFLAGADERGLLNLKGHRSVGGMRASIYNAVDITAVNALISYMAEFEKEHG, from the coding sequence GTGAGCAAGAGAGCCTATAACTTCTGTGCCGGCCCGGCGGCGCTGCCTGAAGCGGTCCTGAAGCGTGCCCAGGGTGAACTTCTCGACTGGCATGGCAAAGGCCTGTCCGTCATGGAAATGAGCCATCGCAGCGATGAGTTCGTGTCCATTGCCACCAAGGCCGAGCAGGACCTGCGTGATCTGCTGAGCATCCCGTCCAATTACAAGGTGCTGTTCCTGCAAGGCGGCGCCAGCCAGCAGTTCGCCCAGATTCCGCTGAACCTGCTGCCGGAAAGCGGCAAGGCCGACTACATCGACACCGGCATCTGGTCGCAGAAAGCCATCGAAGAAGCCTCGCGCTACGGCCACGTCAACGTTGCCGCCACCGCCAAGCCCTACGACTATTTCGCCATTCCCGGCCAGAACGAGTGGAACCTGTCCAAGGACGCGGCCTACGTTCACTACGCGCCGAACGAAACCATCGGCGGCCTGGAATTCAACTGGATCCCGGAAACGGGTGACGTGCCATTGGTGGCCGACATGTCTTCGGACATCCTCTCGCGCCCTGTGGATATCTCTCGTTTCGGCATGATCTACGCCGGCGCCCAGAAGAACATCGGCCCAAGCGGCATCCTGGTCAGCATCATTCGTGAAGACCTGCTGGGGCGCGCCCGTTCCCTGTGCCCGACCATGCTCAACTACAAGGTCGCGGCCGACAACGGCTCGATGTACAACACCCCGCCGACCCTGGCCTGGTACCTGTCCGGCCTGGTGTTCGAGTGGCTGAAGGAGCAGGGTGGTGTCGAAGCCATCGGCAAGCTCAACGAAGTGAAGCAGCGCACGCTGTATGACTTCATCGACGCCAGCGGTCTCTACAGCAACCCGATCAACAAGACCGATCGTTCGTGGATGAACGTGCCGTTCCGCCTGGCCGACGACCGTCTCGACAAGCCGTTCCTGGCTGGCGCCGACGAACGCGGCCTGCTGAACCTCAAGGGCCACCGCTCGGTCGGTGGCATGCGCGCCTCCATCTATAACGCCGTCGATATCACTGCGGTCAACGCGCTGATTTCCTACATGGCAGAGTTCGAGAAGGAACACGGCTGA
- the pheA gene encoding prephenate dehydratase: MSEQELKALRLRIDALDEKVLELISERARCAQEVARVKMASLAEGEVPVFYRPEREAQVLKRVMERNKGPLGNEEMARLFREIMSSCLALEQPLKVAYLGPEGTFTQAAAMKHFGHAVISKPMAAIDEVFREVAAGAVNFGVVPVENSTEGAVNHTLDSFLEHDMVICGEVELRIHHHLLVGENTKTDSISRIYSHAQSLAQCRKWLDAHYPNVERVAVSSNAEAAKRVKGEWNSAAIAGDMAAGLYGLTRLAEKIEDRPDNSTRFLMIGSQEVPPTGDDKTSIIVSMSNKPGALHELLVPFHDNGIDLTRIETRPSRSGKWTYVFFIDFVGHHRDPLVKGVLEKISQEAVALKVLGSYPKAVL, translated from the coding sequence ATGTCCGAGCAAGAACTCAAGGCGCTGCGCCTGCGCATCGATGCCTTGGACGAAAAGGTCCTCGAGCTGATCAGTGAGCGTGCGCGCTGCGCCCAGGAAGTCGCCCGGGTGAAGATGGCTTCCCTGGCGGAAGGCGAAGTGCCGGTGTTCTATCGTCCTGAACGTGAGGCGCAGGTCCTCAAGCGGGTCATGGAGCGCAACAAGGGGCCGCTGGGCAACGAAGAAATGGCGCGGTTGTTCCGCGAGATCATGTCTTCGTGCCTGGCCCTCGAGCAGCCGCTGAAAGTTGCTTACCTGGGGCCTGAAGGCACCTTCACCCAGGCGGCTGCCATGAAGCACTTCGGTCATGCCGTGATCAGCAAGCCCATGGCGGCCATCGATGAGGTCTTCCGCGAAGTGGCGGCCGGCGCGGTGAATTTCGGCGTGGTGCCGGTGGAAAACTCCACCGAAGGCGCGGTCAATCACACGTTGGACAGCTTCCTCGAGCACGACATGGTGATCTGTGGCGAAGTCGAGCTGCGCATCCACCATCACCTGCTGGTGGGTGAGAACACCAAGACCGACAGCATCAGCCGGATCTATTCCCACGCCCAGTCCCTGGCCCAATGCCGCAAGTGGCTGGACGCGCATTACCCGAATGTCGAGCGCGTGGCGGTATCGAGCAACGCCGAAGCGGCCAAGCGGGTCAAGGGCGAGTGGAACTCGGCGGCGATTGCTGGCGATATGGCTGCTGGCCTCTACGGGCTGACGCGCCTGGCCGAGAAAATCGAGGACCGTCCGGACAACTCCACGCGGTTCCTGATGATCGGCAGCCAGGAAGTGCCGCCGACCGGCGACGACAAGACATCGATCATCGTCTCCATGAGCAACAAGCCCGGCGCGCTCCATGAACTGCTGGTGCCGTTCCACGACAACGGTATCGACCTGACTCGGATCGAGACCCGTCCGTCGCGCAGCGGTAAATGGACCTACGTGTTCTTCATCGATTTCGTCGGCCACCACCGCGATCCGCTGGTAAAAGGTGTGCTTGAGAAAATCAGTCAGGAAGCAGTGGCACTCAAGGTGCTGGGTTCCTACCCCAAGGCAGTTCTTTAA
- the hisC gene encoding histidinol-phosphate transaminase encodes MSGNFLALAQPGVQQLSPYVPGKPVDELARELDLDPASIVKLASNENPLGASPKALAAIRDELSELTRYPDGNGFSLKSLLAERCGVELNQVTLGNGSNDILELVARAYLAPGLNAVFSEHAFAVYPIATQAVGADAHVVPAKEWGHDLPAMLAAIDANTRVVFIANPNNPTGTWFDAQALDDFLQDVPEHVLVVLDEAYIEYAEGSDLPDGLDFLAAYPNLLVSRTFSKAYGLASLRVGYGLSTAVVADVLNRVRQPFNVNSFALAAACAALQDEAYLAESRRLNEAGMQQLEAGFRDLGLSWIPSKGNFICVDIGRVAAPVFQGLLREGVIVRPVANYGMPNHLRITIGLPAENSRFLEALSKVLARG; translated from the coding sequence ATGAGTGGCAACTTCCTCGCTCTGGCACAGCCAGGCGTGCAACAACTCTCGCCTTACGTTCCGGGCAAGCCCGTGGACGAATTGGCTCGCGAGCTGGACCTGGACCCGGCCAGCATCGTCAAGTTGGCGAGCAACGAAAACCCGTTGGGCGCGAGTCCCAAGGCGCTGGCGGCGATTCGCGATGAGCTGTCCGAGCTGACCCGTTACCCCGATGGCAATGGTTTCTCGCTCAAGAGCCTGTTGGCCGAGCGCTGCGGCGTGGAGCTGAACCAGGTCACCCTGGGCAACGGTTCCAATGACATTCTCGAGCTGGTGGCGCGCGCCTACCTGGCGCCGGGCCTCAATGCCGTGTTCAGTGAGCATGCGTTTGCGGTCTATCCGATCGCCACCCAGGCGGTCGGTGCGGACGCCCATGTGGTGCCGGCCAAGGAATGGGGGCACGATCTGCCGGCCATGCTGGCCGCCATCGACGCCAACACCCGCGTGGTCTTCATCGCCAACCCGAACAACCCGACCGGCACCTGGTTCGACGCCCAGGCCCTGGATGACTTCCTGCAGGACGTGCCCGAGCACGTGCTGGTGGTGCTGGACGAGGCCTACATCGAATACGCCGAAGGCAGCGACTTGCCCGATGGCCTGGACTTCCTCGCGGCCTATCCGAACCTGTTGGTTTCGCGCACGTTCTCCAAGGCCTATGGCCTGGCATCGCTGCGGGTCGGCTACGGTCTGTCCACCGCGGTGGTGGCCGATGTGCTGAACCGCGTGCGCCAGCCGTTCAACGTCAACAGCTTCGCCCTGGCCGCCGCCTGCGCCGCCTTGCAGGATGAGGCCTACCTGGCTGAAAGCCGTCGCCTGAACGAGGCTGGCATGCAGCAATTGGAAGCCGGGTTTCGTGACTTGGGCCTGAGCTGGATTCCATCGAAAGGCAATTTCATCTGCGTCGACATCGGACGAGTGGCGGCGCCGGTCTTCCAGGGCTTGCTGCGTGAAGGCGTGATCGTGCGTCCGGTGGCCAACTACGGCATGCCGAACCACCTGCGCATCACCATCGGCCTGCCTGCGGAAAACAGCCGTTTTCTTGAGGCGCTGAGCAAGGTTTTGGCTCGTGGTTGA